The DNA sequence CTGGGCACGCCACTGGGCGGCGGCCTTCTCGTTGGCCGGGACCATCCAGCTGTTGCGGGCGTAGGTGAGCTGTTCGCGCTCGCTCGCCAGACACGCGACGATCCGGCCGGCCGTCCGCTCGCGCTCGGTGTCACCGGTGCGGGGGACGGTGAGCACCGCGCCGCCGAGCGGTCCCACCGAGTCGGCGCCCGCCTCGGGGACGGGGATCCGCGCGATCTCCCAGTGCAGCGACTTCTTGGTGTTGAGGGTCTCGACCTGCCACGGGCCGTTGATCATCATGGCGGCGTTGCCCGCCATGAACTGGTCGTTCACGTCGGCCTGCGTCCAGTTGACCGTGGACTTGGACAGCGAGCCGTCCCGCAGCAGCGCCTTCCAGTAGTCGAGCGCCCCGACGACCTCCGGGCTGTCGAGGTCCGTCTCGTCACCGCCGTTGGACCACATGAACGGGGTGAACTGGAAGACGCCGTCCTCGGCGCCGCCCGCGCTGAGCGCCAGTCCGTACCGCTTGCCCTCGGTCAGCCGCTTCGCCGTCTCCCGCAGCTCGTCCCAGGTGGTGGGCACCTTCACCCCCGCCTCGTCCAGGATGTCCTTGTTGTAGAAGAGGGCGAGGGTGTTCACGGAGCGGGCCGCTCCGTAGTAGGTGCCCCGGTACGAGCCGAAGTCGACGATGCCCTCGGGGACGTCCTCGGTGCTCAGGCCCAGGGTGCGCAGGTCGACGAGTCCGCCGGCCTCGGCGAAGGTCGGCATCTCGGAAGCGTCGAACTGGACGATGTCCGGCAGCGACTTCGAGGAGGCCATGCGCAGCGCCTTGGTCATCACCTGGGCCGCGGGGACGCTCTGCTGCTCGACGGTCACCCCCAGCCGCTCGCCGCAGCGGGCCATCGCCTCGGCGTCCCAGCGGTGGTACGTCTCGTCGGTCGAGGAGTTCATCACGGTGTACACGTCGCTGTCGCGCTGCTGTGCGCAGCCGGTCAGTGCCGCTCCGCAGACCAGGACGGAGACGGCGGCGAACGACGTGACGGCCCTGCGCGAGCGTCCACGCGCGCGGGGGGCGGCAACCGGAGGATGTGCTGTCACGGTGGGTGCCCTTGTGTGGGACCGGCTCGGCACACGCCGAGCCGGTGACTCTTTCGGGGAGGCCGGTGAAGCGCTTCGACTACTGGCGGCTCCAGCCAAGGTGTTGCCTGGCGCTGCACCGGGTGTAATTTGTTTTGCCTGATTACTAATACGTCAGTGGAAGCCGGTCGCGCTAGACCCCCAGCGATACGATCTGCTTGCGCCAGGGCGTGACAGGTTCTGCGGCTCCTGTCATAGTTCCTGGTCAGAGGCTTCCTCCCGCGCCTCGTCCGCCCTCCCCCTCCGAGGAAGATCATGAAATTCACCGACGGATTCTGGCGCATCCGCGATGGCGTCCAGATCGCGTACGCCACGGAAGTGCGTGATGCGCGCCCGGAATCGAAGCGCTTCACCGGCTACGCCGCCGTAAAGCATGTGACCCGCAGGGGCGACACCCTCAACGCGCCGCTGCTGACGGTCGAGTGCTTCTCCCCCGCCGAGGGCGTCATCGGCGTGCGGGTCACCCACCACGCCGGCAAGCACCGCCCCGGTCCCGACTTCGCGCTCACCGGCGCGGCGGACGGCGCGGGCACGGTGCGCCGGGACGGCGGCGTCACCGAACTGACCAGCGGCCCGCTGACGCTGCGCCTCGACGGGGCGGGCCCCTTCGCCCTCACCTTCCACGACGCGGACGGACGCGAACTGACCCGCGCCGGGGCCAAGAGCACCGCCTTCGCCACCACCGCCGAGGGCGCCCACCACGTGCTGAGCCGGCTGGCGCTGGGCGTCGGCGAGCAGATCTACGGCATGGGCGAGCGCTTCACCCCGTTCGTCAGGAACGGCCAGACCGTCGACATCTGGCAGGCCGACGGCGGCACGAGCAGCGAGCAGGCGTACAAGAACGTCCCGTTCTACCTGTCCTCCCGCGGCTACGGCGTCTTCGTCAACCACCCGGGCGCCGTCTCCTTCGAGGTCGGCTCCGAGTCCGTCGGACAGGTGCAGTTCAGCGTCGAGGACCAGTCACTGGAGTACTACGTCGTGGCCGGCCCCACGCCGAAGGAGGTCCTCACCCGCTACACGGGCCTCACCGGCCGCCCGGCCCTGCCGCCTGCCTGGTCCTTCGGCCTGTGGCTGAGCACCTCCTTCACCACCTCCTACGACGAGGAGACGGTGACGTCGTTCGTCGACGGCATGGCCGACCGCGGCATCCCGCTGTCGGTGTTCCACTTCGACTGCTTCTGGATGCGCGAGTACCAGTGGTGCGACTTCCAGTGGGACCCGGACGTGTTCCCCGACCCGGACGGCATGCTGGCCCGGCTCAAGGAGAAGGGCCTGCGGATCAGCGCCTGGATCAACCCGTACATCGCCCAGAAGTCCCCCCTCTTCGACGAGGCCGCCGCCCTCGGGCACCTGGTGCGGCGCGCGAACGGCGACGTGTGGCAGTGGGACCTGTGGCAGGCGGGCATGGGCCTGGTCGACTTCACCAGCCCCGACGCCCGCGCCTGGTTCCAGTCGAAGCTCAAGCCCCTCCTCGACCAGGGCGTGGACTGCTTCAAGACGGACTTCGGCGAGCGCATCCCCACCGACGTGGTCTGGCACGACGGCTCCGACCCGGAGCGGATGCACAACTACTACACCCACCTCTACAACCGGACGGTCTTCGAGCTGCTGGAGAAGGAGCGCGGGCAGGGCGAGGCCGTGCTCTTCGCGCGGTCCGCGACCGCGGGCGGGCAGCAGTTCCCGGTGCACTGGGGCGGCGACTGCTGGTCGTCCTTCGAGGCGATGGCCGAGTCGCTGCGGGGCGGTCTCTCCCTGTCCCTGAGCGGCTTCGGGTTCTGGAGCCACGACATCGGCGGCTTCGAGGGCACCCCCGACCCGTCGGTGTTCAAGCGCTGGCTCGCCTTCGGCCTGCTGTCCTCGCACAGCCGGCTGCACGGCTCCTCGTCCTACCGGGTGCCGTGGGAGTTCGGCGACGAGGCGGTCGACGTCGCCCGGCGCTTCACCCTGCTCAAGCACCGGCTGATGCCGTACCTGTACGGCGCCGCCGCCGAGGCCCACCGCACGGGCGTCCCGATGATGCGGCCCATGGTGCTGGAGTTCCCGCACGACCCGGCGTGCCGCACGCTGGACCGCCAGTACATGCTGGGCCCCGACCTCCTGGTCGCGCCGGTGTTCGACGAGGACGGCGCGGTGGAGGTCTACCTGCCCGAGGGCACCTGGACCCACCTGCTCAGCGGCGAACGGGTCACCGGCCCCGCCTGGCGCACCGAACGGCACGGTTACGACAGCCTCCCGCTGTACGTCCGGGAGGGCGCGGTGCTGCCGCTGGCGGGCGACGACTCCCGGCCGGACGGCGACTGGCTGGACGCCCCGGTCCTGCTCGCGCACCCCCCGGCCGCGTCCGGCTACTCGGCCGAGGTCACCGTGCCGGACGGGACGGGACTGCCGGCCGCGACGTTCCGGGTCCGGCGGGACGGCGACGTCCTGCGGGTCACGGCGTCCGGGACCGACCGCCCGTTCACGGTGCGGGTGGCCGGCGGGCCGGAGGCGTCGGGCACGGGCGAGGTGACGGTGCCGCTGGGCTGAGCACGGCCGGCGGTCAGCCGTCCGGGTGACTGCCCGGGCCGTGACCGGGACCGGCCAGGGGGGTCGGTGAGAGGGCCGCGGGTTCCTCACCGGCCTCCAGCAGGGTGTCCGCCGAGCCGACGATCAACGGGTCCGGCTTGCCCAGGGCGGCGTGGTCCTTGGCCGGGTAGTCGCAGCGGTCGAGGAGGGAGCGCATGGCCTCCAGCCGGCCCCGCCGCTTGTCGTTGTTCTTCACGACCGTCCACGGCGCGTGCGGGGTGTCCGTCGACCGGAACATCTCGACCTTGGCCGCCGTGTAGTCGTCCCACAGGTCGAGGGAGGCGAGGTCCATGGGGGACAGCTTCCAGCGCCGCACCGGGTCGACCTGGCGGATGGCGAACCGGGTGCGCTGCTCGGCCCGGGACACCGAGAACCAGAACTTCACCAGCATGATGCCGTCGTCGGTGAGCAGCCGCTCGAACATCGGAGCCTGCTCGAGGAATTGGCGGTACTCGGTCTCCGTGCAGAACCCCATGACCCGCTCGACTCCGGCGCGGTTGTACCAGGAGCGGTCGAAGAAGACGATCTCGCCCCGGGCCGGCAGGTGGGCCACGTAGCGCTGGAAGTACCACTGCCCCGCCTCCCGCTCGGTGGGCTTCTCCAGGGCCACCACGCGGGCACCGCGGGGGTTGAGGCGTTCCATGAACCGCTGGATGGTGCCGCCCTTGCCGGCCGCGTCCCGTCCCTCGCAGATCACCACGATGCGCTGGCCGGTGTCCTTCACCCACCGCTGCATCTTCAGCAGCTCGATCTGCAGGATGCGCTTGGTCCTGTCGTACTCCGCCCTGCGGATCCTGCGGTCGTAGGGGTGGTTCTCGCGCCAGGTCTCGATCGGGGTGCCGTCGGCGTCGAGCAGCACGGGCCGCTCCGGGCGCCGGTCGTCCACCTCCAGCCCGTGGAGCAGGTCGTCGCCGGTCGTGCCGGGGTGGTTCCCCTCGGCCCGCGTCCCGCCGTCCGGCAGGTCCCCATGCTCGGCCGTCACGTCGTCTCCCGCCTCTTCGAGTGCGCTACAAGAAGCGTATGCCCACCGGCCCCTTCGCGGTGATTCGGCCGCCGTGGTCCGGGGAAACAGCAGGACCGGGCGGGCAGCGCGCACAGGCACCCGGTGCGCGGGCGGCGCCTTCCTACCGCATCCCGGCAGAGGGGACACAGGACGTGCAGATCGACCTGACGGGCCGCACAGCGCTGGTCACCGGTTCCACCCAGGGCATCGGTGCCGCGATCGCCACCGGGCTCGCGCGGGCGGGCGCCCGGGTCGCGGTCAACGGGCGCTCGACCGAGCGCGTACGGGAGGCCGCCGCCGCCCTGGAGCGGGAGGTGCCCGGCGCCGACGTGGTGCCCGTCGCCGCGGACGTGGCCACCGGGGCCGGCGCCGAACGGGTGGCCGCGGCGCTGCCCCGGGTGGACATCCTCGTCAACAACCTCGGCATCTTCGGGTCCGCGGACCCGCTGGAGATCACCGACGAGGAGTGGCGGCGCTACTTCGAGGTGAACGTCCTGGCCGCCGTTCGGCTGACCCGGCTCTTCCTGCCGGGGATGACCGGGCGCGGCTGGGGGCGCGTGCAGTACATCGCGAGCGACTCGGCCATCGTCACCCCCGCCGAGATGATCCACTACGGGATGTCGAAGACGGCGGTGCTCGCCGTGAGCCGCGGCTTCGCCAAGCAGGCCGCGGGCACCGGCGTCACGGTGAACTCGGTCATCGCCGGCCCGACGCACACGGGCGGGGTGGAGGACTTCGTCTACGAACTGGTGGACCGGGAGCTGCCGTGGGAGGAGGCGCAGCGGGCCTTCATGCGCGAGCACCGGCCGCAGTCGCTGCTGCAGCGGCTGATCGAACCCGAGGAGATCGCCAACATGGTCGTCTACCTCAGCTCCGAACAGGCCTCCGCCACCACCGGCGGGGCGCTGCGCGTCGACGGCGGCTACGTCGACTCGATCCTGCCCTGAGGCCGCACCGGCCCGCCCGGCAGGGGCGCCGGGCGGGCCGGTCCCGCGTGCGTGCCGGGTCAGTGCGCCGGGAAGCCGTCCGGGGTCCGGACGCGGTCGCGGATCCAGGCACCGGCGGGCTTCAGCGCGGAGGTGCCGGTCCAGGGGCCGTCGCGGTGACAGGTGCCGGGTGCGAAGACGGCTCCGGAGCGGTGGTCGTCGGAAAAGTTCCAGTTGACCCAGCTGATCTTCTCGCTCGCCATCAGGTCGAGGTAGCGCTGAGACATGGCGAAGTCGTCGGGGCCCTCGCCGGCGTAGTTCTGCGTGCCGAACTCGGTGACGAACACGGGGATCCGGTCCGCGGCCCGGGTGAGGGCCGCCAGGTACTCGTCCCGGTGCGAGGCGGCGTAGAAGTGGAAGGTGTACATGATGTTGGAGGCGTCGACCGGGTCGTTCACGACCTCCGACTCGTCGGCGCCCTCGGAGACGCCGAACGAGGACCAGGCGCGGGTGCCGACGAGGACGGGGGCGTCGGGGTCCACGGCGCGGATGACCGGGATGATCTGTTCCGCGTAGCTCCTGATCCGTGACCAGCTCACACCGCTGGGCTCGTTGGCGATCTCGTAGAGGACGTTGTTCCGGTCCTGGTTGCGGCGGGCGATCTCGGTGAAGAACCGCCGCGCGCTGTCGAGGTTCAGGTGCGGGTCGCCGGGGTCGAGCATGTGCCAGTCGACGATGACGTACATGCCGCGCTCGCTCGCCCGCCGGATCAGGGAGTCGGCCAGGTCGGTGAAGTGCGCGGGGTCGGTCTCGTAACCGCCTTCCTGGACGTACGTGGAGACGCGCAGGACGTCGGCGTTCCAGTCCCGGGCCAGGGCGTCGAGCGAGCCGTCGGTGAGGCAGTGGGGGTACCACTGGGTGCCGTGGGTGCTCATGCCGCGCAGCTGGACCGGGGTGCCGTGCTCGTTGCAGAGCTTGGTGCCGCAGACCTCGAGCTGTCCGTTGACGGCCACCGGCGTGCCGGCCGCGGGCGGGCCGGCCGGGGTGGTGTCCCGGGTGTCCGCCGCGGACCGCGCGGCGGGGGTGGTCGCGCCGGTGGGGGCCGGTGCGGCGAGGGTCGCGGGCGCGCCCGTCAGGGTGAGGAGGAGGGCACTGGCGAGGGCCGCGGCGGTCGCGGCGGGGCGCAGGGGGAAGCGGGCCGGTGTCATGTGGGGGGCTCCGTCCGGATGGATGGTTAGGAAAGTTTCCTAACGTGACGGAACCAGAGCCGGGCCCGGTTTGCAAGGTGCACGACAAGTGCGGGCCCGGGGACGGGTCAGCGGAGCAGCAGCTGCACGAGGGCGACGGTGCCGACCGTGACGATGAGGGCGCGCAGGACCGCGGGGCTGAACCTGCGGCCCGCGCCGGCCCCGAACCGGCCGCCCAGGGCGGAACCGGCGGCGATGAGCGCGACGGCCGTCCAGTCGAAGTCGGCGACGAAGAGGAAGAAGGTCGCGGCGACCGCGTTGACGATCGCGGCGAGCACGTTCTTGACGGCGTTCAGGCGCTGCAGTGGCTCGTCGAGCAGCAGGCCCATCAGGGAGACGTAGATGATGCCCTGGGCGGCGGCGAAGTAGCCGCCGTAGACGCTGGCCAGGGTCAGCCCCGCGAGCAGCGGTGCGCCGCCGTCGCGCCGGGAGGAGGGCCGCTCCCCTCGGCGGGCCCGCACCGCCCTGCTGATCAGGGGCTGGAACGCGACGAGGACGAGGGCGAGCCCCACCAGGGTCGGCACGATGGTCTCGAACGCCTCGGCGGGCAGGGCCAGCAGCAGTGTGGCGCCGGCCAGACCGCCCAGCGCCGCACCGGCCCCGAACCTGCGGAGGCGCCGGCCCTGGCCGGCCAGTTCCCTGCGGTAACCGATGGCGCCGCCGACGGAGCCGGGGATCAGCCCGAGGGCGTTGGAGACCGTGGCGGTGACGGGGGACAGCCCCGTGGCGAGCAGCACGGGAAAGGTGATCAGTGTTCCTGAGCCCACGACGGCGTTCAGGGCGCCGGCGCCGGCTCCCGCCGCGAAGACGCCCAGCATCTCCGGCGGGGTCACGCCGCGGCTCCGGTCACGTCGTCGCCGTCCGAGGGCGGCCGGTGCCGGCCGGGGTCCGCTGAAGCATTCATGGGACGACGCTAGCCCGTGGACCCTTCGGCGCTCGCCGAAGGGTCCACGTCCAGGTCTCCCGGGCGGCCCGGTGCGGCCGCCGTTCGGTCGCGGTGGCTCAGGCCTGCCCGGTGGCCGGGCTGCCCAGCAGTTCCGACGCCGTCTCGAGCGGGGAGAGCTCGCGCGCGGGCGGCGCGGCCTCAGGGTGCGCGTGGCAGGTGAAGCCGAGGCGCGCCATGGCCCGGACGACCTCGCCGCTCGAGAAGTCGCGGCGGTCCTGCCGGGTGATGACCTGCCCGACCTGCTTGGCGGGGTAGCGGCGGCGGCCGATGGTCACGGACTCACCCGTGATCGGTTCGGGGGTGATCCCCTTCATCGACTCCAGGACTCCGGCCTTGGTCAGGTCGAACGGGTAGCGGGCGATGACACAGCGCATGTTGCCTCACAGGAGGAGAAGGAAGACGGGCCCACCCGGGTGGGTGGGTGGTCCGCGGCGGACTGGGGTCGATCAGGGGGGCGACAGGCGCCACGGCGGCCGGGCCGCATCCACGGCCGTACCACCGGGTCGCCATGTCGCCATGTCGCTATCTCGTCATGGACGCGGTGCGTCCGAGGTCCTGTCGTCGGACGCCCGCCCTCCGGGCGGAGGACGGGAGTCCGACGACGGGTCCTAGGCCGCGCGGTCCGCGGCCGGCTCCCTGCGCGCCCTGCGGCGCGGCGCCTCACCGGCGCGCCGTCCCTGGCCGGTCCGGCTCTGCGCCGTGCGCTCCTCGGCCGGGCGGCCCCCCTGGGTGACGCGTCCCTCGGCGGAGCGGGACTGCCCGCCACGCCCCTGCCCGCCACGGCCCTGCCCCGTGCGCTCCTCGGCCGGGCGGCCGCCCTGCGCGGTACGCCCCTCGGCGGAGCGGGACTGCCCGCCACGCCCCTGCCCGCCACGGCCACGGCGGCCGCGGGACGACGAGGACGCGGCGCGGCGGGGCCGCTCCACGACCGGGGCGGCGATGACGACCGGGATGCCGGAGGGGGCCTGGGCTCCCGTGATCCGGGTCAGCTCCGCGTCGCCGGACCGCACCTGGGTGATCCGCGGGGTGATGCCCGCCTGGGTCATCAGCCGGCTCATCTCACGCCGCTGGTCGCGCGTCACCAGGGTGATGACGGTGCCGGTCTCGCCGGCGCGGGCCGTACGGCCGCCGCGGTGCAGGTAGTCCTTGGGGTCGCTGGGCGGATCGACGTTGACCACCAGGTCGAGGTTGTCGACGTGGATGCCGCGCGCCGCGACGTTGGTCGCCACCAGCACCGTCACCAGTCCGTCCTTGAACTGGGCGAGGGTCCGGGTGCGCTGGGGCTGGGACTTGCCGCCGTGCAGGCCCGCCGCGCGGACGCCGCTGCTCAGCAGGTGCTTGGTCAGCTTGTCCACCGCGTGCTTGGTGTCCAGGAACATGATCACCCGGCCGTCGCGCGCCGCGATCTCGGTCGTCGTCCGGCGCTTGTCGGTGTCGTCGATGTGGAGCACGTGGTGCTCCATCGTCGTGACCGCGCCCGCCGACGGGTCCACGGAGTGGACCACCGGGTCGCTCAGGTAGCGCCGCACCAGCTGGTCGACGTTCCGGTCGAGCGTGGCGGAGAAGAGCATCCGCTGGCCGTCGGCCCGCACCTGGTCCAGCAGCCTGGTGACCTGGGGCATGAAGCCCATGTCGGTCATCTGGTCGGCCTCGTCGAGGACGGTGATGGCGACCTCGTCCAGCCGGCAGTCCCCGCGGTCGATGAGGTCCTTGAGCCGCCCGGGCGTCGCGACGACGACTTCGGCGCCCGCCCGCAGGGTCCCGGCCTGCTTGCCGATCGACATCCCGCCGACGACGGTGGCCATCCGGAGCCTCAGGGAACGGGCGTACGGCGTGAGCGCGTCGGTGACCTGCTGGGCCAGCTCGCGGGTCGGCACCAGGACGAGGGCGAGCGGCTGCCGGGGCTCGGCGCGCCTGCCCGCCGTACGGGCCAGCAGCGCCAGACCGAAGGCGAGGGTCTTGCCGGACCCGGTGCGGCCGCGACCGAGCACGTCACGGCCGGCCAGGGAGTTCGGCAGGGTGGCCGCCTGGATCGGGAAGGGCACCGTGACGCCCTCGTGGCCGAGGGTGGCCAGCATCTCGGCCGGCAGGGCGAGTTCGGCGAAGTCCCGCACGGCGGGGAGGGCGGGGGTCACCGTCGTCGGCAGGGCGAACTCGCCCTGGACGGAGGACCCTCTGCCCGACGAACCCCGGGAGCGACGCGGAGCACCGGAGCGGCCTGATGCCGTGGCTCCGGTGCGGGTGTGCGTGCGGGTGGAACGATTATTGGTGCGGGCGCGATTCAAGCGGAACCTTCCTTGAAGTGGCACCTGTCAAGGAACGCCCACAGCGAGATGCTTCCGGCAGCGGACCGGGGCCTGCGTCGCGGTGGACGCGGGCCCCAGCTGCGAAGTGAACGTTATGAGGAAGAGAGGCGTTTCGGTCGCCCCTCGAGCCTTTCGGCTACCACAACTGCAACTGACCTCACAGTACACGCCCGCGCAACCCCCCGGTCCACCCGTGGCGCCGTACGGCCGTGACCGGGCGCGGGTGTCAGGGCAGCCGGGCCACGCCGGCGTAGATGCCGCTGTCCTCCGCAGCCGGGGCGGGGGGCGTCCGGTACCACTCCGGAGCGGTCACCAGACCGGGTTCGACCAGGTCCAGGCCGTCGAAGAAGCGGGCGACCCCGGCGCGGGTGCGGAAGCCCAGGCGTATTCCCGCGCGGGCGTACTCGGCCGTGACCTGCTCGGCCAGCTCGGAGTGGAGGTCGGAGGCGGCGTGCGACAGGACGAGGTAGCTGCCCGGCGGGAGGGCGGCCCGCAGCTCGCCGACGATGCCCAGGGGGTCCTGGTCGTCGGGGAGGAAGTGCAGGAGGGCGATGAGGGACAGCGCGATCGGGCGCTCGAAGTCGAGCACGCCGCGCGCGTGCCGGATGATCTCTCCCGGCTCGCGCACATCGGCCGCGACGTAGTCCGTGGCGCCCTCGGGGCTGCTGATCAGCAGGGCCTCCGCGTGCCGCAGCACGATCGGGTCGTTGTCGGTGTAGACGACCTTCGCGGACGGGACGAGGCGCTGCACGATCTGGTGCAGGTTGGGCTCGGTGGGGATGCCCGTGCCGATGTCGAGGAACTGGTCGATGCCCTGCCCGGCGAGCCAGGCGGCGGCGCGGTGCATGAACCGGCGGTTCTGCCGGGCGGCGTCCCGCGCCTGGGGCGGCAGCTTCTCCCCCACGGCCTCGTCGACCGGGTAGTTGTCCTTGCCGCCGAGGAGCCAGTCGTAGACCCGCGCCGGGTGCGCCTTGCCGGTGTCGATCCGCGGAGGGTTGGCGGGGGTGCCGGTCGGCATGGCGGTGTCCGTCCCGAGGAGTGGAGCGAGAGTGCCTGACGGTCGCCAAGTCTCGCACACCAACCGGCGCGGGCAGGAGGGGAGTTGGCTCCTCAGACGGAGTCCGGGGGCGGCGCCGTGCTGGCGCGCGGCACCAGTCGCGCCGGGACCAGGGTGGTGCCCCGCTCCGGTCCGACCTGGCGCATCTTGCGCAGCACCGCCTGGACGCAGAGCCGTCCCACCTCGGCGAAGTCCTGGTGGACGGTGGTCAGCGGGGGCAGGAAGGAGGACGCCTCGGGAATGTCGTCGAAGCCGATGACGCTGACGTCGTCGGGGACGCGCCGGCCGCGTTCGTGCAGGGCGCGCAACAGGCCCAGCGCCATCTGGTCGTTGGCGGCGAAGACGGCGGTGCACTCCTCGCGGGCCGCGAGGTCGAGACCGGCCCGGTAGCCCGAGTCCGCCGACCAGTCGCCGCGGACCAGGGGCGGCGGCACCCGCCCGGCCTCGGTGAGGGCGGCGCGCCAGGCGTCCGTGCGGCGCTGCGCGGCGAAGGAGCCCTCCGGGCCGCCCAGGTGCCACACCGTGCGGTGGCCGAGGCCGAGCAGGTGCTGCACGGCGGCGCGGGTGCCGCCGGCCTGGTCGGTGTCGACGACCGTGTAGTGGTCGCCGGCGTCGGAGTCGACGACCACGACCTGGACGTGCGGGGGCAGGGTGACCGTCGCCGCGTCCAGCAGGTGGACCTCCATGATGACGATCACGGCGTCGACGGCGAGTTCCTCCAGCCGGGAGAAGGCGCCGCGCACCTCGGCCTGGGTGGGCACCGCGACCGGCAGCAGGGTCACCGCGTAGCCCTCCGCCGCGGCGGAGGTGGCGATCGCCTCCAGCGTGCGCACGTTGCCGGTGGTGGACAGGGTGAAGGTGATGACGCCGATGGTGCGGAACTCGCCGCGTTTGAGGGCGCGGGCCGCGCTGTTGGGCCGGTAGCCGAGTTCCTTCATCGCGGCCAGCACCTGGCGGCGGGTCTCCTCCGTCACCCCCGCGTAGCCGTTGGACACGCGGGAGACGGTCTGCGACGAGACTCCCGCGAGGCGGGCCACGTCCGCCATGGAGGCCGTGGCGCGGGCCCGGGTGCGCCCGGGAGGCGCAGCGCCGCCGGCCGCGTCCCGCGCGGTCCCGGCCGTCCCGGTGGCGGGGCCGGACAGGTGCGCCGACCCTCCCTCGACCGTGTCCACTCGACGTCCGCCGCCTTCCTGTCGGTTGCTCGCACCTCGGTTCCCCGGGGAACCCTTGACCGTCGTCCTCGGGGGAGTGTAAACATTCCGCCATCGGATGTTTACGTAAACATAACAGCTCGGCGCCTCCTCGCGGTCACTGATGTTTGCGTAAACATCACGTGCTGGGGCATGCCGC is a window from the Streptomyces capillispiralis genome containing:
- a CDS encoding SAM-dependent methyltransferase; protein product: MPTGTPANPPRIDTGKAHPARVYDWLLGGKDNYPVDEAVGEKLPPQARDAARQNRRFMHRAAAWLAGQGIDQFLDIGTGIPTEPNLHQIVQRLVPSAKVVYTDNDPIVLRHAEALLISSPEGATDYVAADVREPGEIIRHARGVLDFERPIALSLIALLHFLPDDQDPLGIVGELRAALPPGSYLVLSHAASDLHSELAEQVTAEYARAGIRLGFRTRAGVARFFDGLDLVEPGLVTAPEWYRTPPAPAAEDSGIYAGVARLP
- a CDS encoding LacI family DNA-binding transcriptional regulator encodes the protein MADVARLAGVSSQTVSRVSNGYAGVTEETRRQVLAAMKELGYRPNSAARALKRGEFRTIGVITFTLSTTGNVRTLEAIATSAAAEGYAVTLLPVAVPTQAEVRGAFSRLEELAVDAVIVIMEVHLLDAATVTLPPHVQVVVVDSDAGDHYTVVDTDQAGGTRAAVQHLLGLGHRTVWHLGGPEGSFAAQRRTDAWRAALTEAGRVPPPLVRGDWSADSGYRAGLDLAAREECTAVFAANDQMALGLLRALHERGRRVPDDVSVIGFDDIPEASSFLPPLTTVHQDFAEVGRLCVQAVLRKMRQVGPERGTTLVPARLVPRASTAPPPDSV